The Xiphophorus hellerii strain 12219 chromosome 6, Xiphophorus_hellerii-4.1, whole genome shotgun sequence genomic interval TGACCAGAAAGTGCGCAACTGCCAGGCGCCATTTTGTAACTGACCTACTTTGTGCTAAAGCTGCGTCATGGTGCCTGCTGTTTACTCGACGAGGCTGGAATGCGACTTGTGGGATTTTCTTTAACactcttaatatttttttaaacctcttTCAGTTACTTTGTGAAAATGTCGGATGAGGGTAAGCTGTTCATCGGAGGGCTGAGCTTCGAGACCAATGAAGATTCTTTGGCTGCAGCTTTCGGCAAATATGGAACCATCGAAAAAGGTAGCCTATTTAGATGGATTTATGTAACTGTATTCTATTCTGGAAAAGGGTTTCATTATATATTAAATGTaagtttaaaacttaaaaaaaaaaattttttttttttttagttgatgtAATCAGAGACAAAGAGACCGGAAGATCTCGTGGCTTTGGCTTTGTGAAATACGACAATGTTGAGGATGCTAAAGATGCTCTGGATGCCATGAACGGAAAGGTAATTTTTATGCCTACATATACCACCCTAGCAGTCTGCAACTGAATATTTTAAGACATAAAAGCTTATTTTTGTATCATTTAATGCCCTCCAGACACTTGATGGACGGGCAATTCGAGTTGATGAGGCAGGAAAGGGTGGCCGCTCCAGAGGAGGCTTTAGCTCTGGCCCACGTGGAGGCAGGTTCAACTCTGGTGGCCGTGGGGGGAGGGGACGTGGCTTCTCCAGTCGCGGTGAGTATTACAACCAAactaattcacttttttttctctctcctttgtATGTAATATTTGCTCTGTGCATTTAGGTGGCAGCTACGGTGACAGAAGCTACGGTGACAGAAGCTATGGCGACAGAAGCTTTGGTGGTGGAGACAGAAGCTTTGGTGGCGGTGGATACAGAAGTGGAGGATATTCCTCAGGTGGTTACAGGGACAACAGGTAAGTCTGCTAACCAGCCTTTAAATGGCAATGTCTACAAATGATAAAGACAGTAAAACATACTTTGTCATCTTTTAGGGGACAGGGTGGATATGGAGACCGCTCTGGATCCTATCGTGACAGCTATGACAGCTATGGTAAGCATCTTTTATGATACTTAAATGTAGCTATTTTTGTGGGCTGTCAAACCTTAAGTGATACCATATGTTGTAGTGCTGTACTAAAGACGTTGACAACTTGCCATAGCACAAatttggaggatttttaaaaaaagttctttcAAACTGCCATATTTAAGTAGTATTAAGGATACCTTTTGTAGCCCTAATATTTAAGACTCATGTGTGCCCCTCAGTTCTGTACCTGAGCCCAAGATCAAGCCTCATTGCATACAGTTGCCTGTCTTTGCTGTCCCGTTCCACACTGAAAGAGGCTGGCGGAGACATTTAAGCTCTAAGGCAGATGACAATGCCACCTTCAAAAGTCGCTCACTTCTCAACTGATGGAGCcctttgagcaaaaaaaaaaaaaaaaaaaaaaagggagggtTGTAGCACTAGCTCTAGTGGGTTGAATGGATATTGTGAAACACCAGTGTCAACATTCAGTGTCTTTACCTGTGCCCACTTCTTATCCTCCAGCGACACACGAGTAAACCTCCCTGATTCAAGATTCATCACTTGGCTGGCCGTATTTGAAAGCTGTGCTCCtcaaggaaaaaaacatgtcCACGTGTATTATGTAGTTCTGTTGTAGAAGCTTGGCATCTGACTTAAATGTAGCCATGAGTTTTGGTTATTTCTCAACCATGTTACAAATTATAATTTAGTAGTCTTGCTCAATTGACCACTCCCATCGTTCAAAACATCTGTATGATCTCACTACTGTACGATCCCCTTCTTTTATTACGTGGGGATAAAGCAGCTATCCACATTGCTTTCTGTCGATCAGTTAATCAGCTAATTTCTTTTGTCCAGcactttaaagtgttttgtttttttataagatCTTAATGgggcttttttttgttatccTTGTTGATAAACTGACCTACCTCCTACCAAATCTTTAAACTGAGGAAAGAACTAGCATACTCAGATTAACctttgggggattttattgttaaatttctTAAACTATTGAGAACCTTAGCTTACCCAAGGCTCATTTTGTGTTCAATCTCCCAAAAGAGTGAATTCCTGGTGAACTACACATCCGAAGTGGCCGGCTGTTCATGAAGTTGCAAAATGCAGCATGCTACAGTCTGCCCAAGGTATCTTCTGTGCTCTGCTCAACATCTGCATCTTAACTGTGCTGTAAATGGACTCTTGTTTAAAGTGATCAGAAAATGTAACTTCGTTACCAGAGTAAACTGAACGGGAACagtttttttgtactttatgtTCTTTGTATGatccaagattttttttttctttgtcagtttGGCTTCATGGAGCCTATTAAAACAATGTGAAATGATCCTGATTCCGTTGCCTCTTCAAAATGATCACATGGGAAATGTTAAGGTGGTGGCTAACTCGTTGCTGCGTGGGAACACTGTTTTATTCCCAACATCACTTAAAATGGATGTTGTGGAATGGCACTAAAATTTGGCTTTCTTCCATGAAAGATTAACTTGTGCAGCTGCTTAATTTCTATCATGTAAGGTTAGGCAAATTTTCTTTTGATCAAGTGCCTCTTGTACATTTGTTAAGGGAATTTGATTTAAATCCTATCAAGTGAGTTCAAACTTCCAGTGAAATTAAAATTGAAAGTGACACGAGTTTTCAAGCCATCAGCTGGTGTCCTGTCAATGCTTCAGTATGTTCCAAGacctcagctccttcaaaaACCTACAAGTCCTTGGAGAGAAGTGTTGCGCCTGCCAACAAGTGCTCAAAGATGAAAAGCTGCTCTTGCCTATATCATAAATGAAGAAAGTAGGCCAGTGCACGTGAGGTAAAAATCTCCTTTTGCTTTGCTCACATCCTTGAAACGCAGTTCTCATTGTTTCCATGAATACCTACAATTGTGTAAAGTCCTGTGCTTCAGATGTCTCCTGCAACCATGCCATGGCCTCTTCCCCGAATCAGATAATGCCATAATGAGGGAATGTTTTAAGGAAGCTTCCGGATTGTAGCGCTCTAAAAGTCCGCAAACATTTGCCTCTAAGTCACGGATAGAATTGTGCTCGGTCAAGTTCTGTTCACCCCCCATTGCTCCTCAAAATTTCCTCCAGTAATAACTTTCCAAGTCACCCATATTACTGCAACCACACTACTGAAATGTCTGTTCTCCTATGGCAAGTTTAAGTGTTGCATGCAGAATCTCGTGCTGCCTGTGTGTTTTTAGGCCTAATTGATGTCTTTCTCTAGGTTGAACTGACCAGCTGAGACTTGACTGGATCTCATCACAGCGTGGTCTGATGGCTACAGCTGG includes:
- the cirbpa gene encoding cold inducible RNA binding protein a isoform X1, with product MSDEGKLFIGGLSFETNEDSLAAAFGKYGTIEKVDVIRDKETGRSRGFGFVKYDNVEDAKDALDAMNGKTLDGRAIRVDEAGKGGRSRGGFSSGPRGGRFNSGGRGGRGRGFSSRGGSYGDRSYGDRSYGDRSFGGGDRSFGGGGYRSGGYSSGGYRDNRGQGGYGDRSGSYRDSYDSYGKHLL
- the cirbpa gene encoding cold inducible RNA binding protein a isoform X2, giving the protein MSDEGKLFIGGLSFETNEDSLAAAFGKYGTIEKVDVIRDKETGRSRGFGFVKYDNVEDAKDALDAMNGKTLDGRAIRVDEAGKGGRSRGGFSSGPRGGRFNSGGRGGRGRGFSSRGGSYGDRSYGDRSYGDRSFGGGDRSFGGGGYRSGGYSSGGYRDNRGQGGYGDRSGSYRDSYDSYATHE
- the cirbpa gene encoding cold inducible RNA binding protein a isoform X5; translation: MSDEGKLFIGGLSFETNEDSLAAAFGKYGTIEKVDVIRDKETGRSRGFGFVKYDNVEDAKDALDAMNGKTLDGRAIRVDEAGKGGRSRGGFSSGPRGGGSYGDRSYGDRSYGDRSFGGGDRSFGGGGYRSGGYSSGGYRDNRGQGGYGDRSGSYRDSYDSYATHE
- the cirbpa gene encoding cold inducible RNA binding protein a isoform X4 → MSDEGKLFIGGLSFETNEDSLAAAFGKYGTIEKVDVIRDKETGRSRGFGFVKYDNVEDAKDALDAMNGKTLDGRAIRVDEAGKGGRSRGGFSSGPRGGRFNSGGRGGRGRGFSSRGGSYGDRSYGDRSYGDRSFGGGDRSFGGGGYRSGGYSSGGYRDNRGQGGYGDRSGSYRDSYDSYG
- the cirbpa gene encoding cold inducible RNA binding protein a isoform X3, whose amino-acid sequence is MSDEGKLFIGGLSFETNEDSLAAAFGKYGTIEKVDVIRDKETGRSRGFGFVKYDNVEDAKDALDAMNGKTLDGRAIRVDEAGKGGRSRGGFSSGPRGGRFNSGGRGGRGRGFSSRGGSYGDRSYGDRSYGDRSFGGGDRSFGGGGYRSGGYSSGGYRDNRGQGGYGDRSGSYRDSYDSYE